One stretch of Xiphophorus hellerii strain 12219 chromosome 21, Xiphophorus_hellerii-4.1, whole genome shotgun sequence DNA includes these proteins:
- the LOC116711715 gene encoding collectin-12 — protein MKDDFGDEEEVQSFGYKRFGIQEGTQCTKCKNEWALKTSIALLYVLCTLLTIAVAVLGYKVVQRVDSVSEGIASYGGKIIAVETDLKKLDDQTEEKSENTTTEIQAFKSNIWALQRQLSAVQEHVHSDQVKLNQLQSIGSEIQSSQGTVRGRLSSNTAALHSVNSTLRSYGNIIESLQEDTARLQRELQQQVKLQSQALLSISNLNLTQAQQRGLIAALQRVVDETSQAIHKMRNDYQNLEQTARQTRSDAEWLRGKMENLQVVASNASTLAKANNDSLEDVGAQLAFMTSQLQNTSRLAEDHDQTLREIMDRQRDFSNLTSSKFDRVEMQVDELEETMDHVTGNMSHTTQLLGAINLNLNDLRSCSETIGRHSDVLQNLNDSVSDVRVDASSLRSQQEELAARLDKEVTSLSIVMEEMKLVDTKHSQLITNFTILQGPPGPRGPRGDRGPQGPPGQTGTKGERGEKGPLGIRGSRGEQGSPGPPGLPGLKGLPGVPGSPGPKGSRGSGGRAGPPGAKGEPGQAGLPGRDGQTGVPGLQGPPGIRGPIGPAGEQGPRGLPGPVGPPGPVGPPGLPGIPIQSPAVPFPPVSQQEEAVPHALLAPGCPPGWVNYKNRCYYFSKDLDSFDDSKANCESQLATLLIISDKEEQEWLEGQIVGKGFFWIGLTDWEEENVWRWVDGTIPAFTKWKPGQPDNWGHSHESGEDCAGLIHEGLWNDFFCEDLISYICEKELETSKS, from the exons ATGAAAG ACGATTTTGGAGACGAGGAGGAAGTACAGTCTTTTGGATACAAGAGGTTCG GGATCCAGGAGGGCACCCAATGCACAAAGTGTAAGAATGAATGGGCACTGAAGACCTCTATAGCTCTGCTCTATGTGCTGTGCACCCTACTCACTATTGCTGTTGCTGTTCTTGGATATAAAG tggtgCAAAGAGTCGACAGTGTGTCTGAAGGTATTGCAAGCTATGGCGGAAAGATAATTGCGGTCGAGACAGATCTAAAAAAGCTTG ATGATCAAACGGAAGAGAAGTCCGAGAACACCACCACAGAGATTCAGGCTTTCAAGAGCAACATCTGGGCCCTGCAGAGGCAGCTGTCTGCGGTGCAGGAACACGTCCACAGCGATCAGGTCAAGCTGAATCAACTGCAGAGCATTGGCTCAGAGATTCAGAGCAGCCAGGGCACCGTTCGGGGGCGTCTCAGCAGCAACACAGCCGCCCTGCATTCGGTAAACAGCACTTTGCGGTCTTACGGCAACATCATTGAGAGTTTGCAGGAGGACACGGCCAGACTGCAGAGGGAGCTACAACAGCAAGTGAAACTGCAAAGCCAGGCGCTTCTCAGCATCAGCAACCTGAACCTCACTCAGGCCCAGCAGAGAGGCCTAATTGCAGCTCTACAGCGGGTCGTTGATGAAACCAGTCAAGCAATTCACAAAATGCGCAACGACTATCAGAACCTGGAACAGACGGCACGTCAGACACGCTCAGACGCAGAGTGGCTTCGTGGAAAAATGGAAAACCTGCAGGTCGTAGCGAGCAATGCCTCTACTCTGGCTAAAGCCAACAATGACAGCCTGGAAGACGTTGGGGCACAGCTTGCTTTTATGACCAGCCAGCTGCAGAACACCAGCAGGCTGGCTGAGGATCATGACCAGACGCTCAGGGAGATCATGGACCGGCAGAGGGACTTCAGCAACCTCACATCCTCAAAGTTTGACCGGGTAGAGATGCAGGTGGATGAGTTGGAGGAAACTATGGACCATGTTACTGGCAACATGAGCCACACCACACAACTTCTGGGAGCCATAAACTTGAACCTCAATGACTTGCGCAGCTGCTCCGAGACCATCGGCCGTCACTCAGATGTCCTACAGAACCTTAACGACAGCGTGTCAGACGTCAGGGTGGATGCATCCAGCCTGAGGTCACAACAGGAGGAGCTGGCAGCCCGCTTGGATAAGGAGGTCACCAGCCTCTCTATTGTCATGGAGGAAATGAAGCTGGTGGACACCAAGCACTCACAGCTGATAACAAACTTCACTATTTTACAGG GCCCACCTGGTCCGAGAGGACCAAGAGGGGACAGAGGGCCTCAAGGACCACCTGGTCAGACAGGAACCAAGGGAGAGAGGGGTGAAAAAGGACCTCTAGGAATCAGAGGATCTAGAGGAGAGCAGGGTTCACCGGGACCACCAGGTCTTCCAGGGTTAAAGGGCCTCCCAGGTGTACCTGGAAGTCCTGGACCGAAAGGTTCTCGGGGGTCAGGAGGCAGAGCTGGACCTCCAGGAGCTAAAGGAGAACCAGGACAAGCTGGTCTTCCTGGACGAGATGGCCAGACTGGTGTACCGGGACTGCAAGGACCACCAGGCATCCGCGGACCAATTGGACCAGCTGGGGAGCAAGGCCCAAGGGGTCTACCTGGACCAGTTGGGCCCCCAGGGCCTGTGGGACCACCAGGGCTACCAGGAATCCCCATTCAAAGTCCAGCAGTGCCTTTTCCACCAGTGTCACAACAGGAAGAGGCAGTTCCTCATGCACTGTTAGCCCCAG GTTGCCCTCCTGGTTGGGTAAACTACAAAAACAGGTGCTACTACTTTTCCAAAGACCTGGACAGTTTTGATGATTCAAAAGCTAACTGTGAATCACAACTAGCAACGTTACTGATCATCAGTGACAAAGAAGAACAG GAATGGTTGGAGGGGCAAATAGTTGGAAAGGGCTTCTTCTGGATTGGTTTGACGGACTGGGAAGAAGAGAATGTGTGGCGCTGGGTGGATGGAACAATTCCTGCTTTCAC GAAGTGGAAGCCCGGACAGCCTGACAATTGGGGCCACAGCCATGAGTCGGGGGAAGACTGTGCAGGTCTGATCCACGAAGGTCTATGGAACGATTTCTTCTGTGAAGATCTCATTAGCTATATCTGTGAGAAAGAACTGGAGACCT CAAAATCATAG